TAtctagctgtcccccatgcctagaatgctctcatTCCTCCCTTCTACCTACTGACttttccagcttccttcaagtcccaactaaaatctcatcttctacaggaagccttccatAATTCCTAATTGCAGTTCCTtccttttattaaacatttcctagttatCCTGTATACAGTTTGCTTTTGTatacatttatttgcatgttatctcccctattagactataagctctttgaatgTAGGgacactcttttgccttttttgtatgcCCAGCTtggcagtgcctggcacatagcagatctTAACATTTACTGATTGATAAATTTTCACAATTTGCCTTGACACTGCATGAGGACAATTCCTCATCCTCTCTCCCTTAAACTACTGTAATAAAGCTTACTAGTCCCTCAACTTCCAGTCTCTCCTTAAAGCCATTCTTCGCACTGCAAAAACAATTTTCCCCAAGGCACAGCAGTTtccctattgcttctaagataaaacacAAACTACTCTACCTGGCCTTAAAGCTCCTCCAACATTTTGGCTTTGACTTACTGCACTTACTGTCCAAGCTGAATGGAATGAATGTTCATTACAGTTTTTTTACAATCCTTATCTTCCTTTAAGGAACAGctcagatgcttttttttttaattttaaaaaacctgttTCATCCCCTCAAGTTTCAATTCCACTTAGTCTAGCTTTCTCCTCTGTCCTCCAGTTACATACTTTCTATTATGCCTATCTGTGtaaatatcaatatattataCTCCCACCCACCCTACTTGTAAAGACTGTTTCCTTATATGGCTTTTAATCCCAGATCCTATCACAGCATTTTCTTATAATGGATATTTAATATAGAGCTATATAATACCTCTTATAGAACTGAAAAATACTTCTTCCTCTACAAAAGGAGGGAAGTATGGGTGAAAACAGAAGTTCAGAGGAACATTGGAAGTAGAGCAGTAagaattcccatttttaaaaatgtctgtaaaaaaaaaaagatgaagtctGCTGAAAAGGCTGAAATTGGAAGCCTGATAAAAGAGAATTGGAACAGATACTAAAGATAACTTGATAATAGGTACTATGATAAGAGATGAAAAGGTTGccaaagagaagtagaagggtccCAGTTGATTGTTAAGAAACAACAATTTATAAAGGATGAAATGAATTTGGCTTCatgtgtttttggtttttttccccagaagTGCTTGGCAGCTCAGGAGCAGAAAAAGTATATGGTAAGCTTATATGTTGTAAACCACTGGCTTTGTAATACCAATCGATTTTTTGTGAGTTGGGGTGATATAAATAGCAAAATTAAAAGACCAAACTTTGGGAAGTTTCCCACATTACTGAATAGTCCCTAAATGGAAAGGATATTTTGAACAAATCAGGTCTCCCTTGTAATGACTGTGTTAATACCTTTTGATATGCAGGATCCAAGGTTCCAAAAATCAAATGCTTTGGAGAATAGAAGGGACTGAAATTCATTTTGAACAAGGGTGAAAGTTAGAGAAAGCTGCCAGTGTCTAATTTCAGGTAAGATATCACCTGGCAAAATGTCTTTGGGTTCAAAAGTTGACAGAAAAACATATATTTGACCACCTATTGTATATGAatgatacatatacatgtacCTAGAGCTTCATAGCTTACAAAACagtttcacatatattatctcacttcatCCTTACAATTCTGTAAGGTAGTTACAGCAGGCAttgttcatatatatgtgtgtgtgtatttttttttaagagagaactgtggattcaaataattttttacttGTTTCAGTCACAGCACTAGTGATGGCAACACTGAGACTAGAATCTAGGCCTTCTAACTCCTTTAAGTGTTCTTTCCCCTATACTATACCAATACCACAGAAATAAGTAAAGAAGGCAGGCCTTCACTGTAGCCTCAGAAATGGAATATGTGTAACAACTCTCAAAAGAATCAACTGCTATTGGGTTATACTTTGTTATTCCTAGGGTTACCAGCAGCTACCTAGATAGAAGGGATCATATATCATggacttagaactggaaaggaccttagaggccaacTCTCTCATTTGACACATAAGGAAGTAGAGACTTAAagaagttatgtgatttgcccagtaatagagaatttgaacctaagtcttcttgtctaggtccagcactttatACATTATAACATAAGAAAATTGTGGCTTAAGGTCATGTAGTTACTAAGAGGCTAAGATCCAGTATCCAAAGTCAGGTCTCCTAACTCCAATCCCATACTCACAATTGAACCACAATACCTCTATATGGCTGTGGCACCCTTACCTGAAATCTCCAGAAGGACTTCAGCTTCTGCCTGTTGTTCCCCAATTGTCACAGTACAGTAGTAAGAGCCTAGATCTGCCATAGCCACACGATGGAGAAGAAGGGAAGCATTGCCCTTCCGAAGACCCTCAGCACTTTCTGGTAGCTCTGTGCCTGGGCGCTGGGTCACCAAGATTCCATCATATTCTGCTAGGAGCTGCTGGCCATGGTGCCAGGCAACGGTGGGAATTGGTGTGTCCTCACCCACTACTGGGAAAATGCACTGAAGAAGCACATCTGACCCTGGGGAGACCAGCACTGGAGAAGGGTCCATGGAAATGTGGAAGGTAGCTGGATTAGGAAAGGAAACTTACCATGTGTAAAGCAGTGATTCAATGCCAGGAGGCCCCCTAGACCTTCCCAAATGTGCTTTTAAAACATCTGACATAAGGGTGTAAAGCCACAAAGCATACCTTTGAAAGATAGCACTCTTCCCCCATGCTCCCTACTGGGATTTGTCTCTCATGGAATCACAGATTGTCAGTGGAACCTCAGACTTCATTTATCCAACTTCATTTAGAGGCCTTGGGCCACGAGAGCAATCTGAGCATGGTTTCCCTGCCAGTTAAGTACCCATACATAGGTAGGTCTTGCACTCAAGTCTACAGCATAGCATGGTGCTctgcctccccccttccctcacAGGCACTCACTGCCTCCCCCACCTCTCTAGCAAACCCCAAGGAGGACCTCAAGGGCAGGCGGGATTCAAGTCCCCTGATAGTCCTCCTCCAACTCACCAGCTCCCCCGAGCCAGAACCACAGTGTCCATTCCATACTGGCTGCCCCCACACACCTCCCCTAACTTGGGCTCTTTCGACTTGCCGCCCTTCAACTTGGCCCCGGGCTGCGGCTGAGCCCCGGCAGGCGGGAGGGAGCCAGGGGCCCGCCCCTGCTCCGAGGCCAAGGCTAAAACTGTGGGGGCGGAGACACAGGGAGGCTCCTACATCCGAGACCTCGAACGCCCACTCGCCCCCCCCTGCCGGTAACGGCGCCGGCTCGCGCCGCTGAAGCTTTCCCGCCGCACCCACCCCCAACCTGCCGTCATCGTCGTCGCCGTAACCATAAGCTGAGAAGTGGAAAACAGCCATTCCGAACGCCCACGGAAGCGTGCTGCGCATGCGCCCCTCTCGCCTGGTAAGTGGGCGGAGTCCCGGATGAGGATTCCGCGTCGTATCGGGGCGAAAGAAAGGCCGCACTCGCTGATTGGCTGCGGGGCCTAGGCGCCACAAGCATAAAAGGAAGACTCCCGGTGTGGAGGGACGGGGAGCCTCAGGCGTGTATGCGCGCCTGAGTGGCAATGCTTGTCTGATCATAGCTTACGCCGCGATTCCCTTCCCCGTATAGAACcatctcaatttcttctttcatcATGGGTCACCCGACTTTGCAACATAAAACCGGCCCAAtcactctttattttttattatttgttttattgctATTCCTCCTCTTTTGTGGTTGGTATATCTATGCCCGAATGCACATGCGGAGGGCTCTAGCAGAAGGAGCTGATGATGCCACCTGGAATGACTTCAGGCCTCAAAGATGGCATCCGGTCCATCTTCCCCCAAATCAAGAGGTCTGCGGGTTAGACCTGGCCCAGGTGAGGAAGGGCAAATTCAGGTGGGAGGAGTCTCCACGGGGCAGTATTCAAAGGATGTAATTGCTCAGAGCTGAATGTTTTTTCCTAAAATAAGGATGGCCTTTGGCCCAGGACTATAAACCTAATACTTATTTGCCATTATC
The window above is part of the Monodelphis domestica isolate mMonDom1 chromosome 7, mMonDom1.pri, whole genome shotgun sequence genome. Proteins encoded here:
- the LOC103100280 gene encoding tapasin-related protein-like isoform X5 → MEWTLWFWLGGAATFHISMDPSPVLVSPGSDVLLQCIFPVVGEDTPIPTVAWHHGQQLLAEYDGILVTQRPGTELPESAEGLRKGNASLLLHRVAMADLGSYYCTVTIGEQQAEAEVLLEISAAPHISLLPVQDFLGEKTTLLCQIKGFYPAGGLQAWWLRNGEKKSGGKMFRATIGHQLAAS